One genomic segment of Theobroma cacao cultivar B97-61/B2 chromosome 6, Criollo_cocoa_genome_V2, whole genome shotgun sequence includes these proteins:
- the LOC18595373 gene encoding BRCA1-associated protein, protein MSSSSSTVTGDDKFRQSETVIAGDLSAPNMSTEAISFSSGNPRIEETRGVMHLFSNDAVSTLPVERKPLVCVLGVPNHMTYADFCQFCASFIHHILEMRIVRNDGMEDRYSVLIRFDSQDSTDKFYQHFNNRQFNSLEEEVCRVLFTVDVQFTGYSGSLDHVQSPPASSTEQPSCPVCLERLDQDTSGILTTICNHSFHCSCISKWTDSSCPVCRYCQQQPETSTCFICQTSENLWICVLCGFVGCGRYKRGHAIIHWKETQHCYSLELETQRVWDYVGDNYVHRLIQSKTDGKLVELNSHCLHANDGCGSCDCADSGISEAILSCKAEIVNEYNELLRTQLENQKLYYETLLQQVNEETEREIADAVNKAVMQKRQKMQAKLERCVKEKKFLEDLNENLLKNQEIWKAKLLEVEEREKKALRMKNDKIQALDEQLRDLMAHLEAGKAVEQLSISDEINDTTVLPKALESSSRKEEKDSKNETSS, encoded by the exons ATGTCATCAAGCTCAAGCACAGTCACCGGGGACGATAAGTTCCGGCAATCGGAGACGGTCATCGCCGGCGATCTCTCGGCTCCCAACATGAGCACGGAAGCCATCTCTTTCTCCTCTGGAAACCCTAGAATCGAAGAGACACGTGGAGTTATGCATCTCTTCTCTAATGACGCTGTTTCCACCCTTCCC GTTGAAAGGAAACCCCTTGTATGTGTGCTGGGGGTGCCAAACCACATGACATATGCTGATTTCTGTCAATTTTGTGCTTCATTTATCCATCATATATTGGAGATGAGAATCGTCAG GAATGATGGCATGGAGGATCGCTATAGTGTTTTAATAAGATTTGATAGCCAAGACTCTACAGATAAATTCTACCAGCATTTTAACAACAGACAATTTAATTCTCTTGAG GAAGAAGTCTGCCGTGTGCTTTTTACAGTGGATGTGCAGTTCACGGGCTATAGCGGTTCTCTTGACCATGTACAGTCTCCCCCTGCAAGTTCAACTGAGCAGCCTTCATGTCCAGTTTGTCTTG AGAGATTAGACCAGGACACAAGTGGAATTCTCACAACCATCTGTAATCATTCTTTCCATTGCTCCTGTATTTCAAAATGGACAGATTCTTCTTGTCCA GTATGCCGATATTGCCAGCAGCAGCCCGAAACATCGACATGTTTCATATGTCAGACTTCTGAGAATCTTTGGATTTGTGTTCTTTGTGGTTTTGTTGGCTGTGGAAG GTATAAAAGGGGACATGCTATAATACATTGGAAAGAAACGCAACACTGCTATTCTCTTGAATTGGAAACGCAGCGTGTCTGGGATTATGTTGGTGACAATTATGTCCACCGACTAATTCAATCCAAAACTGATGGCAAGCTGGTCGAATTGAATTCACATTGTCTGCATGCTAATGATGGCTGTGGAAGCTGTGACTGTGCAGATTCTGGAATTAGTGAGGCTATTTTGAGCTGCAAAGCTGAG ATTGTTAATGAATACAATGAACTACTCCGCACCCAACTTGAGAACCAAAAATTG TATTATGAGACTTTGCTTCAACAAGTCAATGAAGAAACTGAGAGGGAAATTGCAGATGCTGTTAATAAGGCTGTCATGCAAAAACGACAGAAGATGCAGGCCAAGCTTGAAAGATGtgtgaaggaaaagaaatttcttGAGGAT CTCAACGAGAATCTTTTGAAAAATCAGGAGATATGGAAAGCAAAGCTATTGGAAGTTGAAGAGAG GGAAAAGAAGGCTTTGAGGATGAAGAATGATAAAATCCAGGCCTTGGATGAACAG CTTAGAGATTTGATGGCACACCTTGAAGCAGGCAAGGCAGTGGAGCAATTGTCAATATCCGATGAAATCAATGATACCACTGTCTTGCCAAAAGCACTAGAGTCTTCCTCgaggaaggaagaaaaagattctAAAAATGAAACGAGCAGCTAG
- the LOC18595372 gene encoding 3-isopropylmalate dehydrogenase, chloroplastic: MAASIQLNVRSIKAPFNLTPVPKQCPKPSRISCAAAAATPTKRYSITLLPGDGIGPEIIFVTKNVLKLAGSLEGIEFSFQEMPMGGAALDLTGVPLPEETLSAAKKADAILLGAIGGYKWDKNEKHLKPETGLLQLREGLKVFANLRPATVLPQLVDSSTLKKDVAEGVDLMVVRELTGGIYFGKPRGFGINEKGEDIGFNTEVYATHEIDRIARVAFEIARKRRGQLCSVDKANVLEASMLWRKRVTAIASEYPDVELSHMYVDNAAMQLVRYPKQFDTIVTNNIFGDILSDEASMITGSIGMLPSASLGESGPGLFEPIHGSAPDIAGQDKANPLATILSAAMLLKYGLGEENAAKRIENAVLDTLNRGFRTGDIYSAGNKLVGCKEMGEEVLKSVDSPVLAAI, translated from the exons ATGGCGGCTTCTATTCAGCTTAATGTCCGGTCCATCAAAGCTCCGTTCAACCTAACACCCGTTCCCAAACAGTGCCCGAAACCGAGCAGGATCAGTTGCGCCGCCGCAGCCGCCACACCAACCAAACGCTACAGCATCACTCTCCTTCCCGGCGATGGCATCGGCCCTGAAATCATCTTCGTTACCAAAAATGTCCTCAAACTCGCTGGCTCTCTCGAAG GGATTGAATTTAGCTTCCAAGAGATGCCCATGGGTGGAGCTGCTTTGGATTTGACTGGTGTTCCGCTGCCAGAGGAAACCCTTTCAGCAGCAAAAAAGGCTGATGCCATTCTCCTGGGAGCCATTGGAGG GTATAAGTgggataaaaatgaaaaacactTGAAGCCTGAGACTGGTCTTCTTCAGCTTCGAGAAGGGCTTAAAGTCTTTGCAAATTTGAGACCAGCTACTGTTTTACCACAG TTAGTGGACTCTTCAACTTTGAAGAAAGATGTTGCTGAAGGTGTTGACTTAATGGTTGTAAGGGAGCTTACTGGAG GTATTTATTTTGGAAAACCAAGGGGATTTGGTATTAATGAAAAGGGTGAGGATATTGGCTTCAATACTGAGGTGTATGCTACTCATGAG ATTGATCGTATTGCTCGTGTTGCGTTTGAGATTGCTCGGAAGCGGCGTGGACAACTCTGTTCTGTTGACAAAGCTAATGTTTTGGAG GCATCAATGTTATGGAGGAAAAGAGTTACAGCGATAGCTTCTGAATATCCTGATGTTGAGCTCTCACACATGTATGTTGACAATGCAGCAATGCAGCTTGTTCGTTACCCAAAACAG TTCGACACAATTGTGACCAACAACATATTCGGTGATATTTTGTCCGATGAGGCGTCAATGATCACTGGAAGCATTGGGATGCTTCCATCTGCTAGTCTTGGTGAATCA GGACCTGGACTTTTTGAACCTATACATGGTTCTGCTCCTGATATCGCTGGACAG GACAAGGCGAACCCACTTGCAACAATTCTTAGTGCTGCAATGCTTTTGAAGTATGGCCTAGGGGAAGAGAATGCTGCAAAGAGAATTGAGAATGCAGTTCTGGATACTCTTAATAGGGGTTTCCGGACAGGCGATATATATTCAGCTGGAAAT AAACTAGTGGGCTGCAAGGAGATGGGTGAGGAGGTGCTCAAATCAGTTGACTCCCCAGTTCTTGCTGCCATCTGA